The Takifugu rubripes chromosome 16, fTakRub1.2, whole genome shotgun sequence genome contains the following window.
gaggaaggccaCCTGTTAGTAGGTAGAGTAGCAGTCTTCATTTCcaataaatacatacattagattcataaaaaaagttttatacaatatatttgtcagctgcatctgcagcagcatcaatTGTCCAGGAGGGGGCAGTAAAGACCGAAGGaggcagtgaggaggaggaggaggaggaggaggaggaggaggaggaggaggagaaagctgCTGAAGAAGATACATCTGAGGATGCTGAGACAGAGAAAACAGGTGAGTTTGACTGTGAAAAATGAGCCGGATTAGAAAGATCTAAATTTAATCTGTCGTCAATTTAGACTTTCTTTTATGGGTTAGTTGTAGTTGGGAACAGAGCTGAGGTTTGATCTTTGACCTCTCTCCACACTCGTTCACCTGCTGGTGCAGGTGAGTCTGCAggtcagggggaggaggaggaggaggaggaggaggaggaggaggaggagggaggagaccatGAGCCAACAGCTGAACTAAAGAAGAGTGTGGAGGAGCAAGAAgatgaaagagaggaggaggacgatgaagaCGAGCAGGACGAGAAGGCGAAGGTGGACGTGACCAAAGCTGTGGACGATGCGGCGAGCGCACCTGAAGTGCCAGGTGAGATCCAGCGATTCTGCGAGGACGCTCAGCTTCGGTCTGACTGAAACTCTGTCTGGTTCCAGAGTGTCCCTGCCGTCATTCTGCTCCTGTCAGCCAGACCGACACCAAGACTGCAGACCCCAAAGGTCTGTGCCCCTCCCCCGATGTCTGAAACAGTCAGTAACTGGTTTATCCAGGTGGGAGGTCAGTGAACgtctgtgtttgcagctgctCCTAGGAGAGTCacagcagtgaggaggaaaaaaggtgaGGATTCATCCATCCCGCATCCAGAACCTCTGTAGAACCCACAGTCTGACCCCCAAGCAGCAGCGGCTCCATTAACAGGAGGAACTCCTGAGCAGGACCACTCCTGCTGAAGGATAGCTAACCTCAAGGAGAAAACTCCCACAGACTCTTTAGGAAGAAACCTTTACGTCCAGTTTGATCGAAAAGTCtgattttgtgtttctgctgtttgtgtaGTTTCAGACCCGGAAGCTGTGAAGACGGAAGAAAAGCCCAGAAGGATGGGTAACGGAACTTTCAGAAGCTGACCTCCAACCCTTGTGGTTATAATATAGTCAAAGATGTTGTTTTTTCCAGGTCTCCCCAGATTTCCAGGTATGGGGCCAAAAGTCAGGAGGGTGAGAAGAGTCCCAACGATCCTTAAAGGTAAATGTGAGCAAACCGGGTCAAACCCAGGCTGGCATGTAGACAGCAGAACCTAAACCGAGTTAATGAGTTCCCATTATTCTGATGTTCGTCTGGTCTAATCTCACCTTCACACCTTCGACCTTCATATTTCACAGCCAAAAAAGCTGAAAGAGCCAAAAGTCCAAAAACGGGTAAGTGAACAACGAGCTTCGGAGGAGCCAGGAAACATCTGGAGATGTTGTTTGTTTACCGGCTCGTTTCTCTTCAGCAGAGACGGACAACACAAACCGGGCCGAGGCTCCAGAATCTGAAGGTACTGTTTCAAACAGAGCACAGTTCAGAATCATCAATTTCTTTCCTCTAAAACCTGAACTTGTCCCTCTGGTGCGACCCCACTCGGACCCCCATCTCAGTGGGCCCCTGCAGACCGGCACCGGTCTACTGCCCGTCTCCGCCCGGTTGGTACGGTAAGTAGCAGATTCTGCTGGGGAAATCTGTCTGGGAAGTGCAGAGAGGCTGATCCAATTCACCTGTTCCAGTTCACCACGTGGTCACAGACACCCCCTACCCTCCCCCGACCATGCCAGGTACCCACAGACCCCCAGTGACACCACACACCTACATGTCTGGTTCTGAGATGTTCCTTTCTTCAGCTCCGTCAGCTCCGGTTCTGACCGCTCATCCCGTCCATCCCGGAGCGCCGCCCCAGCAGAATCTTTATCAGCAGCATCTTCCACCTCTGCTGCACCCGTTCTACACACAGTACCAGTATCAGCCGCCAGTGCAGCCAGTCATGCAGCCACAACCAGAACCAGTCCAGCCTCAGGTGCCTCCACAGCCGGAACCAGTCACACAGCCACAACAAGAACCAGTCCAGCCTCCATTGCAGCCACAACCAGAACCAGTGACGCAGCCACAACCGGAACCAGTGACGCAGCCACAACCGGAACCAGTGACGGAACCACAACCAGAACCAATACAGCCAGTTCCAATAGTGGAGGAAGATCCGGCAGCAGTCACAGAGAAGGAGGTTCTGGGCCgggctgcagctggacctgctgcagctccaatGCAGGGTAAGGAACCAGATTTGGGTTTAGCCACTAGAGCTCCTCATTGTcttatcaccatggaaacaatcATTTAAAGGAATCCctctgaatgtgacacatttacTGAAGCGTCGTTCCTTTGTTCAGAACcaggagggggtgagggggggctGAAGCCCGCTGCCACCAACAAAGGTACAAACGGGTCCTTTTTCTAGATTATCAGACTCATAATTATTGATCGTTGAACAATGATCATTTCTGTCTGATTGTTTTCAGCTGCAaagaaaaagatcaaagcagcagCTCCAATCAAAGGTACAGCctgtttctatggaaacagtCAGCAAACAACAGTGATTTATAAACACTGATCAGCTTTACATCATAAACACGCTCATTTGTTACAGAACCAACAAAACGAGCTGCACCGAAAGACGGTAAATCACTTCTTTAATGTTCCTTTGATCCTTTAATTTCATGAGCGGTTGAAGCCAAACTCACTGTCAAGTTTTAAACTGAACTTTTTTACCTCCTCAGAATGTTGCATTTTAATGATGATTATGTAAAACATCACGGTCGTCAGGTTTTCAGTGTGTCGCTGGAGATTAAGCTGATTCAGGTCAATAATAACGGCTCGTTTATTCAGAGCCCGCGGCGCCGCGGCAGCGGAGGAAACAGGCCTCACAAAAGACAggtgacaaaacacacacacgcacacgcacacgcacacacacacacacacacacacacacacacacacacacctcactgaTTAATTCATTGATTTTGCTCCTCTGAGAAGAATCTGTCAGGACTAAAgtcaaagcagctgcagcaacgaAAGGTACGAACGTTTGATATGGTCCACTTTATTCTGGGTTTAATCTGGAGTCTGACATTAGTCCAACTAAACCAGAACCACCACCCGGACCAGGACCATCACTGGGACCCATCAGACTGAGAACCAGAGCCATCAGCAGAGCCAATACCACGttagagaaacaagagaaaccAGCTAGAACCTCATCGGAACCAGGTGACCCACCTTCAACACTGCCCCCCAGTGTTTGGCAGCGGTACTGCCACCGGTTCTGTATTACGGATTTCATCACATGCTCGCCACTGTTCTGCTTTCATTGGCACCACCAGCCAGAACCGAAGCTACAGAAAAATTGATTTTCTAAAATtaagaattttctgttttccGTGATTTTCAGGccgaaagaaaacaaaactgatGCCTGAGACAAAAAGTAAGTTCACGCCTGAACATTTGGCCAATGGCTGTGTTGGTGAAACCCATTTTCCTgtcactggttccactggttctgTTGTCTGTTGTGGTTTGTGAGCAATGTCAGAATAAACCAGGCATGTGTGAAACAACAGTGTTTGATGAATTTTTAAATAAACGGGCTGTTTTATGCTTGACTGAATTTTAATTAGAGAATTGTCAGGATGTTACGCAGTGGAGAATCATAATAACATTAAATCCATATATATAAAAGTGACTCTGAAGAGTTAACTGGCAGCTGAACGCCGACTTCTTTTTTTGCAGgtaaagaagagaaagatgaaaagaaaccTGTGAAAGATGCTGCAGGTCTGAAATCACACAATTACAGTCTTTGATGCCTGTTTTACCTTTTAAAACCACCTGACAAACATCCAGAAATGCATGAAGTGATTACTGACTAATCTTAGAACCGAGAACACGCACGCGCCTCATAATTCCTCTGTTTTTACAGAAGCTTTGAGAAATTTAACCTGAAATaccaaaaaacaaattaaaccaGCTGATTTCTAAAGACAAAATTTGTTCAGTCTGGTAGAAACAGCTGAATTCTCTCCAGGTGGGAAGAACagaaaatccatccatccatccatccatccatccatccatccattcatccatccacccacccatccatccatccatccatccatccatccatccatccatccacccacccacccacccatccatccatccatccatccatccatccatccatccatccaacgtgtcctgggtcttcctgggggtctcctaccggagggagatgccctgaacacctcaccagggaggcgtccagggggcatcctaactagatgcccaagccacctcatctggctcctctcaacgcggaggagcagcgactctactccgagctcctcccggatggcagagcttctcaccctctctacgggagagcccagccaccctacggaggaagctcatttcggccgcttgtacccatgatcttgttctttcggtcattacccaaagctcatgaccataggtgagggtaggaacgaagatcgaccggtaaatcggaccggtgcagagtccgcattactgcggatgccgcaccgatccgcctgtcgatctcctgctccattcttccctcactcgtgaacaagaccccgaggttcttgaactcctccacttggggcaggatctcctccttgacccggagaaggcactccacctttttccggtcgagaaccatggcctcggatttggaggtgctgattttcattccagccgcttcacatgcggcggcgaaccgatccagtgatagttggaggtcacgggctgatgacgccaacaggaccacatcatccgcaaaaagcagagacccgatcctgaggtcaccaaaccggaccccctcaacaccatgactgaaattctgtccataaaaattataaacagaatcggtgacaaagggcagccctggcggaggccaaccctcaccggaaacgagtttgacttactgccagcaattcggaccaaactctggcaccgatcatacagggagcggacggcccgtatcagtaggcccggcaccccatactcttggaggaccccccacaggacccccgagggacacggtcgaatgccttctccaagtccacaaaacacatgtggactggttgggcaaactcccatgcaccctcgaagaccctgctcagggtgtagagctggtccactgttccacgctcaggactcctcctgaatctgaggttcgactatccggcggaccctcctctccagtacccctgaatagaccttaccaggggggctgaggagtgtgacccccctatagttggaacagaccctccggtcccccttcttaaaaagagggactaccatcCTGgcctgccaatccagcggcaccgcccgcgatgtccacgcgatgttgcagagtcgagtcaaccacgacagccctacaacatccagagccttaaggaactctttAGAAAATCTTTTAAGAAAATTATATTACAAATACAGAAAATTGTTTATTGTCTTGTTCTTTCCTCCTGATctgcatgttttctttcttcaggTCAATGTGCATATTTTTCCGATcatatatttatttcaaatgatgatgatgatgatgattcaaATGATACACAATAAAATCCAGGAACAGGGAAGACCAGAGACCTGTAGGTAACCTTGAGCGTTCTGATTTTtcacagaggaaacaaagacTGAAGAAAGtacaaaagagaagaagaaagcaggtgAGAGTCAAACTCCTGAACGTCTGGGGACCAATAAACATTTAgagaaaaaatacagaaaactcaccaaaatgagaaaaaaaggtcaagcagcagaacagagctgACATTAGGAACCTGGGGCAGCTGATGGGAGCAGGAGGGACACAAACAGGAGGTATTGGAAACTAACCGGAGTAAgaacaaaatggagggaaacaaacaggaagtaaaagaaacaaacaggaagtaatgaGAGGGAACCAAGGAGGAACAAGTTTTAAACCATCTTGATTCGgtctaatatttatttttatttttaatcaaaccAAATCTATTAGAAAAATGAACAAccacatatatacatatgttTAATTCTACCTACCACAAGGGGGCGCCCACAGCACTGTACCCTTGTCTGTGTCCTCTCACCAATCACCTCTTGTCTCATCTTGTTCTGAAAGGTCAGAAATATTTCCAGTGTATTTATTTCCCGGGTAAAAATGCACAGTACCCGCTGCGACCTTTCACCCCGGCGATGCCCCCTCCCATGATGTCCCCGGCGCTCAGGTCCATGCTGGAGCAGCATCGCGCCacgaggacagcaggacaataGGACAGCTTGGTCTTGCCTCATTTTTGACAGCACTGTGTCTTCCGGGCCACCAGGAGGCGACGTTTGTGAACAGACTGGACAGTTTTCTTTCATACACGACTTTTTCTTTTGTGGATAAGCTCCTGGGAATTCTAAGAATTCTGGTGATGTTTTCCTTTCACGCTTCTCTTTGACCTAAAGCAGATTTTTGCGTGTCCTAAATATAACATCAAGTCATCTGCACACAAATGTAAACTCAAGCCAAAATTGTGGTAATTTCCCAGACTTGAAAACATAAAATCCAGATTAATTCAGACTGAATCAGGAAATCCTGGTTGTTTCGGACGTGGTGATGCTCTTGACAGGGCGAGCAGCACGTTTCAGCAGCCTCTGAAACTCCAGAACAGGCGAAAATTCCAGGAAAATTCCAGAAGTTCCCACAGCTGATCCATGCAGAGTCCCCGTCTCATTGCCGCATCACAAACTTATTCTCAGATATCAGATTCAATTAAGTCCTTCACCCTCACAGGAGGAATAAATGTGTTGGAGTTCATTTCTCCATTTAGTACTTGAACATTGTGAGTTAGGGTGCAGTCAGATTGCTTTTGTTGTCTCATTGAACTTAATCCAGCGATGGGGAGAATCTGCACAACGTTATTGTGACCAATGAGACGGAGTGATGTGTGAGGGGATGAATGTTGATCATCATTTGTTTCTGGGGGCTGATGTTTCTGGTTACCTCACTGCTGCCTCTCAGTGTCCATTTCTGACAGATGTCAGCAGTTTTCTGTTGTCTTAGCAATGAAGACCTCCAGAACCGCGTCTAGCGGGCGTTTGTCCACAGTCTCCATGACAGGTCCTGATCTTAAACCCCCAGTGGTTTTTAAATGGTCGACTTAAGGCAGTTTTAACAGTTGTTAAAGTGCACAGGAAGTTAAATTGCACTTTGAATACCAACAACATGACTTTTGGATGTAAAACCAAAGTGAAATCTGCTAACTTAGCATGTAACATGAGGTCAATCTTGTCCTAAGATCCCCAATAAGTTGTGTTGCGCTAAAAGCAGTGGCTATGTTACTAAAAGCAGTGGCTATGTTACTAAAAGCAGTGGCTATGTTACTAAAAGCAGTGGCTATGTTACTGTGGCGGCTAATGCTGCATTTCCACTGAGCACTACGGTTCGTTTCAGGTCAGTATGTTGAGCTTGAGAATGATGACCTGATCTGGCTGTTGTCGTGGACCAATCACAGGAGTGATAGCCTCCACCCACACCGCTGCGTCGCATCACTGAACTGAATGCTGCCCCCGTTGTAACTGCAGATTTACTGCACTTTGACACATTATCTGTAAACAAAGCTTAAACAGTATCGGACGACCATCAGCCAGGTGATGTTAGAATGTTGATCTCAGGGGATGGATTGTTAAGAAAAAAGGTGTGAGGTCAATTCTGGGTTAATAAATTCAACTATGAAGGGGACCTCTGTGTGGAAAAAAGCTACCACAGTAGCTAGCCCTTTAGGGTTCGCTAATGTTGTTGTCACCAACAACACGGCAGAATAACAAAAGGTCAGCTAGCTGCGAGTGTGATTTAAGGTGTGAATCTTTGAGGTGTGATATAAACTCGGGGTTAATTACAGTCAGCCGGGGTGATGAAACAGGCGGGTAATATCTGTTACGTGATCCACCTTTAGCCCAGTGGCTGAAACTTAAACTGGTCTGAAAATGTGTAGGTTAGCGTGGGTAAAGATGCTGTCAAAGCAAATAATTTGTCGTTTTTATCCTAGAGTCGTTTTTAAAGGCAGATGACTGTGCTGCCACCTAGAGGGGCGGCTGCAGCTCCCCCACTTTTAAGTCAAAATAACGAAGGTTGTTATCGAGGTGATCAGTTAGGATATGATTGACGGGAGGTAACACGACTGACAGCTCAGACAGGACAGAGGCGCTTTAGGTGCAAATCATGCTAACGTGATGTAAAGATGGCGACGCCTGTGTCGTAGCTTTAGGACTTCTTTATTTGTACAGATGATGTTACTGTATGTTTGGCCTGCCTCTGCCTACATTATATATGGTTTGGTTGATGAATTAGTCATTTGTAGCAAAGTGTGATGAATTTTGAATCCCTCAAAATCAACAAATATTGATGCTGAAGTGTTGACGCTCCTGCATCAGATATTTTACACACAAGTGTGCGAGTTTCTGTTAGACTGAAAGTTTGTGGTCACAGTAAAACTGCTGTGATGAACTGAGTCAAAGGCTACCataattagcatgctaacagccaTTAAGTGACgtcacacacccacaggcaAGACATGCCTAAAGGTAAATTCAATGTTCAAttttaaagtgtaaaataaCTGGAAATATGATGTAACTTTAGTAGAAATTTACAGTTGTAATAATGTTGATTGATCTCCAACTGATGGTGTTTGGATGATATTAATAGTGTGTGTTTTGCATGAAGGCTTTTTTCATTTAATCTCGCAgcatattgtgtgtgtttttgtttttgacacAGGCATCTGACTTTTGCACCATCTTTGTGTAGATGTTTACTGGGCTGTACCTCTTACATAGAGTAAAGGATACATTTTCTCgctgaaattaaataaaaggtgtcatttttattgtttcagtGCTTAAAAGCATTTTAACGTCTCTATTACAGAAACCTTCGCTTTTGCACCACTAGATGGCGTCATATTAGTTTAAATGCGTTTGAATATCAGTAcgaaatgtttcattttcagtaTGACAGCAATTTAGTTTCGATTTTACTGAATTTTTTCCACAAagattacatttttttcctATCGATCCTTGAAAAATATTCTTGTTCAGATTTGTGCTGTTCTGTAATCAAGGGATTCAAATGTAGAATTGAATATATTTTGATCAGAATTACATACAAAtagttttgctgttttaaacaaattccAATATGAATCAGAACTTTGGTTGATTATTTTTCTGGCAATTACTTGCAGAGAAACTGAGAACGCAGAAGAAAAGAAGATGAGAAAAGCGACGTGTCCATATTTATTGTTGCTCATTTTACAGATTTCAGGAATCATCTTTGAAGACATTTATACAGCAAACACCTTCTAAGTGAACAGCTTTTGTCAGAGTTCTGCCTCCCTACAGCGCCTACGGTTACTATACAATCAGGGAAGAGTGACGAGAGTGACAGAAACATTCCACCTTCATTCAAAATAAACTCATTCAATGTTCTGACACATCAGAGTTTTGATGGAAAAGGCAGAGAGAAATTAAACGGACCACTCAGATTTGCGAAGATGCAAAGAATTTATATCTGCTCAGTTAAAGAAGCTCTGATTCTACATCAGAGGCTTTAGCACGATCACCATCTGATTTAACCTTTGCTGTCAGACATTCCAGCTGATGTATTAATGTTGTAGCTATGATGCGTTTAGGGACCTGCTTCAGTTTAAAAACATCGAGTTAGGAAAACGACCCAGTGTTTCCAGTGAAACCAACATCGAAAACCAGTCAAACAAGTGCAGAAATATACAGAATATACACATTCAACATGTTTGTGGTTGGCTTGAGTGCATTTTCCCTTCAATCAAATCATTCTGTGGGggaaatgtgaagaaaaaacagggaaaaaacagaaacctcagAAGGAAAACGGTGATCATGCGTTCCAAATACTGCATTTTCAGTGTGGTGCAGAGCATGCGCCTCCAAAACAAATCAGACTTGTGTCTGACTCCTTCACTGATGATTTAAAGctccaggaaaatgaaaagtgtcCAAGCAAAGGAACTTTAACAGCTGGAAACTCTCCAGATAAACATCCAAAATTTAAGGTCAAAGTTtcatctgcagagacaaaacaTTCAGGATgttgataaaaaaataaaacctagACAACATAAGAACGCAAGACAGCATTGCCAAAAAGATTCTAAAATACTATTTATCATGTGACGGCTCAATATAGAGTCATTCTGCAttaaagctaaatgctaatacGTAGACTGTTGCAGGATGAACGCTTTAACATTAACGATCTTTGTTTAACGTTAAACGGCTTTATTCATTGTTACATAGGTCAGTGACACTAGCATTAGCAGGTTGGAGTGTCAGCAGAAGTGGGCAGAAAACACGACAGTTTGTCACGTGAGAGTGAAGAGGCTGCACCTCAcctgcgccccctggtggcccaTTATTGCGTTAGGAAATGTCAACATTTTGTCATAATTTTCACAATGATAACAATCAAACGGAGGGTTGATTTTTGAGTATTAGCCACGATTCCAGTTGACATCAGCCCAGGTTTGTCAACGTTAGCCTGCTGTTCTGCCAGACGTATAAATACATTTCCTGTCGCGTGACTAAACTAGCCGTGTTGGAGTTGGTCAGATGTGACTGAGGCTGCAGGCTGGATCTCGGCTGTAAGTGAGCCTGACGCGTTCCCTCGTGTGATCGTTCCAGCTGTCTGTTCCACTCACGGTCGGCCACCTCTCACTTCCTGCCCGCCGGCTCGCTGTTCATCAGCCTGACCCGCTGTTCTGATAGCCGACATCTGTCTATCTGACCTAAGTCGTGGTCCGAAACCTTCACCGCTGATGAAAGTGCTCCCGGATTAAAAATCTGGGTCAAACTCGAATTTTGGGGGGAAATCTCTGAATCAAAATGTACTTTTTTCAAGTAACCCGTAGACCTGGATATTTATACTACAGGTTTAAAGTAACTCAGAAATATTATAACAGCATTGTGAAGAGAGACGGTGGAAAATTCAGGTATACAGAAAAAACATACTGTAGAATCAGTTTCATATTTCCATCATCTTCACTGTGATGTAACATAAACATCTACGATATAACTGAAAATGTCTAAAtatggaaaaagaaaataattactGTTTATTTCAGactcatttttaaattattaaccTTCATTTTATCAGTTAAATAGAAACTTAAGTGACAGACAATTTGCAACATCATGTGTTGTACTTTAACGTGTAGGACGCGAGCTAATCGATAGCTGGTTCAACTAACAAGACGATATGTGAGGCAGTGCACATACTATGTAACCCTCTTGTTGCCATAAGGCTTTGAAATATCAAATAATCAAATGTTAGCGTTACAttcagagatttttttttgctctctaACATCTAAACGTGTAACGTTATGCTAGCAGCACCGCATCACACCGTTATGAAAAGCAGCCAAAATTTGAATCTGGAACATCAGCTTTGAACCTTTTTACCAACCTAGCAGATAACCAACACAGGAGGAACACGTGGTTTGAACTTACACATGTGAGAGTGGGATTCAATTGTTCCATGTTTTGGTATTTTTCCTCAAAATTTATGTTTTCCAAATTATTTTTGGCAAAAGGAATGAAAATGTTTAAGAGTGAATACATTCCATTCATCAAACATCACTTTTTTCTTCTAAATGCACCAAAAACTGATTGACAAAATCTGATGAACGTCTTGTTACATGACAAGTGAAAACCAGGAAATGACGTGACATGACACCGGCACATTATTCACGCGTTACTGGGTGAGACGGTGACTTCTGTTTACGCTAAAAGTGTTTAATACATTAAAGGTTTCACGTTGTAAAAAACCAAGATAATGCGACTTAAAATACGTTATCTTAAAAAATACACTGACTTAAACATGCAAAAAATGTGTAGTCCCTTAAATCTTATAACACTGAAAACATACTTTTGCTGTGGTTACCATGGTATCAGATTATTGCCAAAAATATTCTCACAGGGGGTGAAAATGCTCTCCGCTTTTACAAAATTGAACAAATGCTAATTTGATTGTTGATACATTCATAAACAGTTCTGTGTTTCCTAAAAATACTGTATTCTACCACACGTGGgtcaagaaaaacaataaacaggtgctggaggcggggggggggggggggggggggggggggcaggggggggggctccccaCCAGTTCGGGGGTGGAACGAGCTCTTCGTCACTTCCTGAGCCGTTAGCTTTAAATTACAATACAAAcaccagagggggaaaaaaactgcaCCTCAAGAATGCGAAGCCCTCTTGTTTGAAGTCGTCCACTGCGGTTACCATGGTTATGGCAGGAAACACTCATCTCCTCCTCGGTACGGGCTGGAAAACGTTCACTGACATTGTGAGAGTTGGCACTTgacaaataagtaaataaataaatatataggACAGTGTCGGTCACTGCTGGGAcgtccttccctccctctgtccgtccCTCTGAGGAAACGTCGGTTTGTCAGTGTTCGCCAGCAGCGGCCGTATTTTCCCATCAGTTTACGGCGGGCGCCACGCGTTCAGGGGTTACGTGAGCGTAGGAACCGCATCGACAATGGTGCACTTTAGTCTAGCGAGAGCAGGGGCTGCATGTTGTCCTCCTCGCTCTTGACTTTGTCGGGCCGTTTCAGGACGCCGGGCTCGACCACTGATTGAGACctggaaaacaagaaaatgacGTCAGAACTTTTCCAGCGTTATTCGACGTTGAGGCCACGGCGTCttcactgccccctggtggtaaaGTGGTGAACTTTGGCGCGATTTGGCGCCACACGGTGGAGGGTGAAGGAACTAACTGTCAGTCAACAAACGGACCTCTTCATGGTCTTTGGTGACAGGTTTTTCTCCAGGtctctctccaggtcttgtACCGACAGGGTGTAGGACTCTGGACAGTAGTCCGTCTCCTCGTCGTAGGCGTGGTCCAGGAGCGTCCGCGCCCACGTCCCCATATCGTACGGCGGCATCATCCCGCCAAGCTCCGAAGGCAGGATCTCAGGATGGATCAGCTGATGGAGGCTGTTCAGGTTGTTGCCGTGCATGAAGATCTACAAAAGACAGGAAACCCGCAAACTCGTCAACAGCCGTTTTCAAAAAGACGCCTCAACCGGCGAGGATGGCGGCGAGTTACCCGCTTCCTGGTCTTGTCTTTGAGGAAAGGTCGTATGACAGTGTAGAGCGCGTGGATGTACCAAGGCTGGTTGACAAAATGGATTCCTCCAAACCTGGCGGGAAAACTGTCCTGAGGGGGGATGAACGAAAAACAAATATCAATCATATAGATTAAAGATAGGATGCTTTGTCTTCTTCTAAAGTGGCGTTTGGGTCATTGGGGGCGACAGAATTGCTAATAATAACTCAGGTTACTGGAGGTGGCCTTCAACAACTCCCAGACTGAGAATCCACCAGTCCAGTCAATGAAAACATCCCCTCCCCCGCTTGTTGCTTTAGGTTCACTAATGGGCTTTAATCTCAGCGTCAACAGGAGACAAGTCGGCCTTATTTTGGCGTCTGCGGAGAAGCCTGAGGGAGACAAGTGGGCAGGTGGGACTGAGTCT
Protein-coding sequences here:
- the LOC101073046 gene encoding proteoglycan 4-like gives rise to the protein MGLPRFPGMGPKVRRVRRVPTILKAKKAERAKSPKTAETDNTNRAEAPESEVGPCRPAPVYCPSPPGWYVHHVVTDTPYPPPTMPAPSAPVLTAHPVHPGAPPQQNLYQQHLPPLLHPFYTQYQYQPPVQPVMQPQPEPVQPQVPPQPEPVTQPQQEPVQPPLQPQPEPVTQPQPEPVTQPQPEPVTEPQPEPIQPVPIVEEDPAAVTEKEVLGRAAAGPAAAPMQEPGGGEGGLKPAATNKAAKKKIKAAAPIKEPTKRAAPKDEPAAPRQRRKQASQKTESVRTKVKAAAATKEPPPGPGPSLGPIRLRTRAISRANTTLEKQEKPARTSSEPGRKKTKLMPETKSKEEKDEKKPVKDAAEETKTEESTKEKKKAGQKYFQCIYFPGKNAQYPLRPFTPAMPPPMMSPALRSMLEQHRATRTAGQ